From the Deinococcus detaillensis genome, one window contains:
- a CDS encoding AIM24 family protein: protein MEKRRENLKQLDTAAGKGVTFTTYQSPVQPHDLYEAQHFYAADRLGMRPNVLEIKLDGGGALLQPGAFQFSRGNIRMKSLSGMQSSPGMGGGNQGGGGLGGLLGGVARMAAGRAMGESSSRNIFQGSGVVWTEPTYKHLIIGEKDSPNDNYIIDDGAFYSCETSMDMSPRLMLDARAFGGNGLVSPELKGTGYFVLESPVPFEEIEIHTLNNDEMRIDGDLILLFSSSLQFNIEKFDRGWFSTYRSGEGMIYSLTGSGVVWLTPTAQAARKQIAVPLGDSSKS from the coding sequence ATGGAAAAGCGCCGTGAAAATCTCAAGCAGCTCGACACCGCCGCCGGCAAGGGCGTGACCTTTACCACTTACCAAAGTCCGGTGCAGCCGCACGACCTCTACGAAGCGCAGCACTTCTACGCCGCTGACCGCTTGGGAATGCGTCCCAACGTCCTCGAGATTAAGCTCGACGGCGGCGGGGCGCTGCTGCAACCCGGAGCCTTTCAGTTCAGCCGGGGCAATATCCGCATGAAGTCGCTGAGCGGAATGCAGAGTTCGCCGGGGATGGGCGGCGGCAACCAAGGGGGCGGCGGGCTGGGCGGCCTGCTCGGCGGGGTGGCGCGGATGGCGGCGGGCCGAGCAATGGGCGAGTCGTCGTCGCGCAACATCTTTCAGGGCAGCGGCGTGGTCTGGACAGAACCCACTTACAAACACCTGATTATCGGTGAAAAAGATTCGCCGAACGATAACTACATCATCGACGACGGAGCTTTTTACTCGTGCGAAACCAGCATGGACATGTCGCCGCGCCTCATGCTCGACGCCCGCGCTTTCGGCGGCAACGGCTTGGTGTCGCCGGAACTCAAGGGAACCGGCTACTTCGTGCTGGAGAGCCCGGTGCCGTTCGAGGAAATCGAAATCCACACCCTCAACAACGACGAAATGCGCATAGACGGCGACCTGATCCTGCTGTTTTCCAGCAGTTTGCAGTTCAATATCGAAAAGTTCGACCGGGGCTGGTTCAGCACCTACCGCAGCGGCGAGGGCATGATCTATAGCCTAACCGGCAGCGGCGTGGTGTGGCTGACCCCCACCGCTCAGGCCGCCCGCAAACAGATTGCCGTGCCGCTGGGGGACAGCAGCAAAAGCTAA